The Lonsdalea populi genome window below encodes:
- a CDS encoding gamma carbonic anhydrase family protein, translating into MTNSLRPFKNLAPTVGERVMIDPSSVVIGDVFLADDVSIWPLVAIRGDVNTILIGARTNIQDGSVLHVTHRSTHNKSGNPLLIGEDVTVGHKVVLHGCTIGNRVLVGMGSIILDRAVIEDDVMIGAGSLVAPDKRLESGYLYLGSPDRKVRLLTAEEIGGLLYSASNYVRWKEEYLDA; encoded by the coding sequence ATGACGAACAGTCTTCGTCCCTTCAAAAACCTCGCACCTACGGTCGGTGAGAGAGTAATGATCGATCCCTCCAGCGTCGTGATCGGCGATGTCTTTCTGGCGGACGACGTCAGTATATGGCCACTCGTCGCCATCCGTGGGGACGTCAACACGATCCTTATTGGCGCTCGAACCAATATTCAGGACGGCAGCGTTTTACATGTCACTCATCGATCCACCCACAACAAAAGCGGCAATCCATTGTTAATTGGGGAAGACGTCACCGTCGGCCATAAAGTCGTGCTGCATGGTTGTACGATCGGAAATCGAGTTCTGGTGGGAATGGGATCCATTATCCTTGATCGCGCTGTGATCGAGGATGACGTCATGATCGGCGCGGGTAGTTTAGTAGCTCCGGACAAGCGGCTGGAAAGCGGTTATCTTTATTTAGGGAGTCCGGACAGAAAGGTACGACTGCTAACTGCAGAGGAAATAGGTGGGCTACTTTATTCCGCCAGCAACTATGTGCGTTGGAAAGAGGAGTACCTCGACGCCTAG
- a CDS encoding DUF1488 family protein translates to MNQSIQFPDREEWDEGAQAIRFPVQINGFQRECILRAAPIQQRYGGSHYEE, encoded by the coding sequence GTGAATCAATCTATTCAATTTCCCGATCGCGAAGAGTGGGATGAAGGCGCTCAGGCTATCCGCTTCCCCGTACAGATCAATGGATTTCAGCGTGAGTGTATTTTGCGTGCGGCGCCCATCCAGCAGAGATACGGTGGGAGTCACTACGAAGAGTAG
- the lysC gene encoding lysine-sensitive aspartokinase 3 translates to MSAQQQNALIIAKFGGTSVADFDAMNHSADVVLSNPQVRVVVLSASAGVTNLLVALAEGVPLEERELYLTKIRQIQYAIVDRLTQPEVIREEINRMLDNITRLSEAAALATSTALTDELVSHGELMSSLLFVEILRERSVVAEWFDVRKIMRTNDRFGRAEPDCEALGELTREQLLPRLEDSLVITQGFIGSEAKGRTTTLGRGGSDYTAALLGEALNVSRIDIWTDVPGIYTTDPRVVPTAKRIDQITFEEAAEMATFGAKVLHPATLLPAVRRDIPVFVGSSKNPAAGGTLVCNKTKHPPLFRALALRRKQTLLTLHSLNMLHARGFLAEVFSILARHNISVDLITTSEVNVALTLDTTGSTSTGDGLLSSAMLTELSSLCRVEVEEDMSLVALIGNKLSQACGVGKEVFGVLEPFNIRLICYGASSHNLCFLVPSSAAEQVVQTLHYNLFE, encoded by the coding sequence ATGTCTGCTCAACAACAAAACGCGTTGATTATTGCTAAATTCGGCGGCACCAGCGTCGCCGATTTCGACGCGATGAACCATAGCGCCGACGTGGTGCTATCCAATCCGCAGGTCCGCGTCGTGGTGCTGTCGGCTTCCGCCGGCGTCACCAATTTACTGGTCGCGCTGGCGGAAGGCGTGCCGTTAGAAGAACGCGAACTATACCTGACTAAAATCCGCCAGATTCAATACGCCATCGTTGATCGCCTGACTCAGCCGGAAGTCATCCGTGAAGAGATCAACCGAATGCTGGACAACATCACCCGGTTATCGGAAGCGGCAGCGTTAGCCACCTCCACCGCACTGACCGACGAACTGGTGAGCCACGGCGAGCTGATGTCCTCGCTGCTATTCGTCGAAATTTTACGGGAACGCAGTGTCGTGGCGGAATGGTTCGACGTGCGTAAAATCATGCGCACCAACGATCGCTTCGGACGCGCCGAGCCTGACTGCGAAGCGCTGGGAGAATTGACCCGTGAGCAATTGTTGCCTCGTCTGGAAGATAGCCTCGTCATCACTCAAGGCTTTATCGGTAGCGAGGCCAAAGGACGCACGACCACGTTGGGACGAGGCGGCAGCGACTATACGGCCGCACTGCTGGGCGAAGCCCTCAACGTCAGCCGGATTGATATCTGGACGGACGTTCCCGGCATTTATACAACCGACCCGCGCGTGGTGCCCACCGCCAAACGTATCGATCAGATTACGTTTGAGGAAGCCGCGGAAATGGCGACCTTTGGCGCTAAAGTGCTGCATCCCGCCACGCTTCTGCCCGCTGTACGCCGCGATATACCGGTCTTTGTCGGTTCCAGCAAAAATCCTGCCGCGGGGGGGACGCTGGTCTGCAACAAAACCAAGCATCCCCCGCTGTTTCGCGCTCTGGCTCTGCGTCGCAAGCAGACCCTGCTGACGCTGCATAGCCTGAACATGCTGCATGCGCGTGGTTTTCTCGCGGAAGTTTTCAGCATATTGGCGCGTCACAATATTTCCGTAGATCTGATTACCACGTCCGAAGTGAACGTCGCGCTCACGCTCGATACGACAGGGTCAACGTCTACCGGCGACGGCTTACTGTCCAGCGCCATGCTGACGGAGCTGTCTTCGCTGTGTCGGGTCGAAGTGGAAGAAGATATGTCGTTGGTCGCCCTGATCGGCAATAAACTTTCTCAGGCTTGCGGCGTGGGCAAAGAGGTATTTGGCGTACTGGAACCCTTTAATATTCGCCTGATCTGTTATGGCGCCAGTAGCCATAATCTGTGCTTCCTGGTGCCGTCCAGCGCGGCCGAACAGGTCGTGCAAACTCTGCATTACAATCTATTCGAATAA
- a CDS encoding DUF494 family protein, with translation MFDVLMYLFETYIHNETEMRVDQDTLTDDLTRAGFDRNDIYSALDWLEKLADIQEGQMPPLALASDPLALRIYTAEEDQRLDVECRGFLLFLEQIQVLSLETREMVIDRVMALETQEFDLDDLKWVILMVLFNVPGCENAYQQMEDLLFEANEGYVQ, from the coding sequence ATGTTCGACGTACTCATGTACTTGTTTGAAACTTATATTCACAATGAAACTGAAATGCGTGTCGACCAAGATACGTTGACTGATGACCTCACTCGCGCTGGTTTTGATCGCAACGATATTTACAGCGCGTTGGATTGGTTAGAAAAATTAGCGGATATCCAAGAGGGGCAGATGCCTCCTTTGGCATTGGCAAGCGATCCTCTGGCATTACGTATTTATACGGCGGAAGAAGACCAACGACTGGATGTTGAATGTCGTGGTTTTCTCCTGTTTCTCGAACAGATTCAGGTGTTGAGCCTGGAAACCCGTGAAATGGTGATTGATCGGGTGATGGCGCTTGAAACTCAAGAGTTCGATTTGGATGACCTTAAATGGGTTATTCTGATGGTGCTGTTTAATGTACCTGGCTGTGAAAATGCCTATCAGCAAATGGAAGATTTACTTTTTGAAGCCAACGAAGGTTATGTGCAGTAA
- the pgi gene encoding glucose-6-phosphate isomerase, protein MKNINPTQTAAWQALQQHFAVMKDVKISDLFAQDDARFERFSATFDDLMLVDYSKNRVTDETLGKLQALARETDLAGAISSMFSGEKINRTEDRAVLHVALRNRSNTPIVVDGKDVMPEVNAVLQKMKQFSGRVIGGDWKGYTGKTITDVVNIGIGGSDLGPFMVTEALKPYKNHLNMHFVSNVDGTHIAETLKTLNPETTLFLVASKTFTTQETMTNAHSARDWFLEAAGDEKFVAKHFAALSTNGKAVGEFGIDTDNMFEFWDWVGGRYSLWSAIGMSIVLSIGYDNFEQLLSGAHAMDKHFASTPIEQNLPVLLALIGIWYNNFFGAETEAILPYDQYMHRFAAYFQQGNMESNGKYVDRNGTPVEYQTGPIIWGEPGTNGQHAFYQLIHQGTKLVPCDFIAPAVSHNPLSDHHSKLLSNFFAQTEALAFGKSRETVDAEFAAADKKPQDVEHVAPFKVFEGNRPTNSILLREITPYSLGALIALYEHKIFTQGAILNIFTFDQWGVELGKQLANRILPELLDDAAVSSHDSSTNGLINNFKKWRQA, encoded by the coding sequence ATGAAAAATATCAATCCAACGCAGACGGCCGCCTGGCAAGCTCTGCAGCAGCATTTTGCTGTGATGAAGGACGTTAAAATCAGCGATCTGTTTGCCCAGGATGATGCCCGCTTCGAGCGGTTTTCCGCGACCTTTGACGATCTGATGCTGGTGGACTATTCAAAAAACCGTGTCACGGATGAGACGCTGGGAAAATTGCAGGCTTTGGCGCGCGAGACCGATTTGGCTGGCGCAATTTCGTCCATGTTCTCCGGTGAAAAGATTAACCGTACTGAAGACCGCGCGGTCCTGCACGTTGCCTTGCGTAACCGCAGCAATACGCCGATCGTGGTCGATGGCAAAGACGTGATGCCGGAAGTGAATGCCGTGCTACAGAAAATGAAGCAGTTCAGCGGACGCGTTATCGGCGGCGACTGGAAAGGGTATACCGGTAAAACCATCACCGACGTGGTGAACATTGGTATTGGCGGTTCTGACCTGGGTCCATTCATGGTGACGGAAGCGCTCAAGCCTTATAAAAATCACCTCAACATGCACTTTGTCTCCAACGTTGACGGTACGCACATCGCGGAAACGCTGAAAACGCTGAACCCGGAAACCACTTTGTTCCTCGTCGCGTCTAAAACGTTCACTACCCAGGAAACCATGACTAACGCCCACAGCGCGCGTGACTGGTTTCTGGAAGCGGCGGGTGACGAGAAGTTTGTCGCCAAGCACTTTGCCGCGCTGTCCACCAATGGCAAGGCCGTGGGCGAGTTCGGGATTGATACCGATAACATGTTTGAGTTCTGGGACTGGGTGGGGGGACGTTACTCTCTGTGGTCCGCCATCGGTATGTCTATCGTACTGTCCATCGGCTACGACAACTTCGAACAGCTGTTAAGCGGCGCTCACGCGATGGACAAGCACTTCGCGTCAACGCCTATCGAACAGAACCTGCCGGTATTGCTGGCGCTTATCGGCATCTGGTACAACAATTTCTTCGGCGCGGAAACAGAAGCGATTCTGCCATACGACCAGTATATGCACCGTTTTGCCGCCTACTTCCAGCAGGGCAACATGGAGTCCAACGGTAAGTACGTTGACCGCAACGGCACGCCGGTAGAATACCAGACGGGCCCGATCATCTGGGGTGAACCGGGAACCAACGGCCAGCACGCGTTTTATCAGCTGATTCATCAGGGAACTAAACTGGTGCCTTGCGATTTCATTGCGCCCGCCGTCAGCCATAACCCGCTGAGCGACCATCACAGCAAATTACTGTCCAACTTCTTCGCACAGACAGAAGCGCTGGCCTTTGGGAAATCCCGTGAAACTGTCGACGCAGAATTCGCCGCCGCCGATAAAAAACCGCAGGATGTGGAACACGTCGCGCCGTTTAAAGTGTTTGAGGGTAACCGCCCGACCAACTCTATCCTGCTGCGTGAAATCACGCCGTATAGTCTGGGTGCACTGATTGCGCTGTACGAGCACAAGATCTTCACGCAAGGCGCGATCCTGAACATCTTTACGTTCGACCAATGGGGGGTTGAATTGGGTAAACAGCTGGCCAACCGCATCCTGCCGGAACTGCTGGATGATGCTGCGGTGAGCAGTCACGACAGCTCCACCAACGGCCTGATCAACAACTTCAAAAAGTGGCGTCAGGCATAA
- the dprA gene encoding DNA-protecting protein DprA produces the protein MTDTEVWLRLASVSRLGARKIAQLVSQIKEACGFSSAFLQGLGLSESQTQQFYSYEHAKVEAVSRWLEHPSHSLVFFGTMEYPFLLGNISSPPPVLYVIGDTKLLGSPQIAMVGSRNHSAYGELWGKFFAQEFSLSQLTITSGLAVGIDGIAHQAALDTGGKTIAVLGSGLNHLYPRRHRPLADRIVEQGGALVSEFALDTRPLPVNFPRRNRIISGLSQGVLVVEASRRSGSLVTARYALEQNREVFALPGAIGNAMTEGTHWLIQQGAYLVTHPKDIIEQLGSDLHWLTDFPDTDKEIICSQESEVELPFADVLANVGDEVTPVDVVAERAGQPVPEVVSKLLDLELAGWIAAVPGGYVRLRRACHVRRTHVLV, from the coding sequence ATGACGGATACTGAAGTGTGGTTGCGTCTGGCGTCGGTTAGTCGATTGGGGGCCAGAAAAATCGCGCAGTTGGTGAGCCAGATAAAGGAGGCGTGCGGATTTTCGTCCGCTTTCCTACAGGGATTGGGGCTGTCAGAATCGCAGACACAGCAGTTTTATAGCTACGAGCATGCGAAGGTGGAGGCAGTCTCACGCTGGCTTGAACATCCTTCACACTCGCTCGTCTTCTTTGGCACAATGGAATATCCCTTTCTGCTCGGTAATATCAGTTCACCTCCGCCCGTGTTGTACGTCATTGGAGATACCAAGTTGCTGGGTTCACCTCAAATAGCGATGGTTGGGAGTCGAAACCATAGCGCTTATGGGGAGCTGTGGGGAAAGTTCTTCGCTCAGGAATTCAGTCTGAGCCAATTGACCATCACCAGCGGACTTGCGGTTGGCATTGATGGGATTGCTCATCAGGCCGCGTTGGATACGGGGGGGAAGACAATTGCCGTTCTGGGAAGCGGGTTGAATCACCTGTACCCGCGACGCCATCGACCGTTAGCGGATCGCATTGTCGAGCAGGGCGGAGCGCTAGTTTCTGAGTTCGCGTTGGATACCAGACCGCTACCTGTCAATTTTCCTCGCAGAAATCGCATTATCAGCGGGTTAAGTCAAGGCGTGCTGGTGGTCGAAGCTTCCAGGCGCAGCGGGTCTCTGGTTACGGCGCGTTACGCCCTTGAACAAAATAGGGAGGTATTCGCTTTGCCGGGGGCGATTGGTAACGCGATGACGGAGGGCACGCACTGGTTAATTCAGCAAGGTGCGTACCTGGTAACCCATCCTAAAGACATCATTGAACAGCTTGGCAGCGATCTTCATTGGCTAACGGACTTTCCTGACACAGATAAGGAAATTATTTGTTCTCAGGAGAGCGAAGTTGAATTGCCATTTGCTGATGTGTTGGCTAACGTAGGAGATGAGGTTACACCTGTTGACGTTGTCGCTGAACGTGCCGGCCAACCTGTACCAGAGGTAGTCAGTAAACTACTGGATCTGGAGTTAGCAGGATGGATCGCAGCTGTACCCGGCGGCTATGTCCGATTAAGGAGGGCATGCCATGTTCGACGTACTCATGTACTTGTTTGA
- a CDS encoding DASS family sodium-coupled anion symporter, with product MKTKTSYGLNWLPLVVIVIIATFFWHLTPPTGLTPAAWHSAVIFVATIVCIVANVLPIGAIGIISITLFALTYAAGDKTPSASIQTALSDLNSSLIWLIVVAFMIARGFIKTGLGRRIALQMIRLLGKRTLGLAYGLAFADLVLSPAMPSNTARCGGVIYPIADSLARSFDSKPDDASRSKIGTFLVTCIGNVNDITAAMFMTAYTGNLLAIKLAANAGVTITWGSWFVAAVVPCLISLLIIPLCVYWLVKPEIRHTPDAPKLAVAELKKMGSMSRGEWLMAATVLILLVLWIFGDKLGVDATTASFVGLSFLLLTGVLSWDDIKSEKGAWDTLIWFAALLMMANQLKNLGFTTWFGDLIGNSIGHMMQGTSWVLVLLLLNAAYFYTHYFFASGNAQIAALYAVFLGVGINLNIPAVPMALMLAFTSSLYCSLTQYTHARGPILFGAGYVPTGVWWRTGFIISLINQAIFMSAGLMWWKVIGLY from the coding sequence ATGAAGACCAAAACGTCTTATGGCCTGAATTGGCTTCCTTTAGTAGTCATCGTCATTATTGCAACTTTCTTCTGGCACCTCACTCCGCCCACCGGCTTGACTCCCGCAGCCTGGCATTCAGCCGTTATTTTCGTCGCAACGATTGTCTGTATCGTGGCAAATGTATTGCCGATTGGGGCGATTGGTATCATCAGCATTACGCTATTCGCCTTAACCTATGCGGCGGGCGACAAAACGCCTAGCGCATCCATCCAGACGGCGCTGAGCGATCTCAACAGTTCGTTGATTTGGCTGATCGTCGTTGCTTTCATGATTGCCAGGGGATTTATCAAAACCGGATTGGGGCGGCGTATTGCGCTCCAAATGATCCGTCTACTGGGCAAACGCACGCTGGGCCTGGCTTACGGGCTGGCCTTTGCCGACCTGGTTCTGTCCCCGGCGATGCCGAGCAACACGGCCCGCTGCGGCGGCGTTATCTATCCCATCGCCGACTCGCTGGCACGCAGCTTCGACTCCAAACCGGATGATGCTTCCCGCAGTAAGATCGGTACTTTCCTGGTCACCTGTATCGGTAACGTCAACGATATCACCGCAGCGATGTTTATGACGGCTTACACCGGCAACCTGTTGGCGATAAAACTGGCGGCCAACGCCGGCGTCACGATCACCTGGGGCAGTTGGTTCGTCGCAGCGGTAGTGCCCTGCCTAATCTCTCTGCTAATTATTCCGCTGTGCGTATACTGGTTGGTAAAACCAGAAATTCGTCATACGCCTGATGCCCCTAAGCTCGCCGTCGCCGAACTGAAAAAGATGGGAAGCATGAGCCGCGGGGAGTGGCTGATGGCTGCCACCGTATTGATTCTGCTGGTACTGTGGATTTTCGGCGACAAACTGGGCGTAGATGCGACAACCGCCTCCTTTGTCGGCCTCTCTTTCTTGCTGCTGACTGGCGTATTGAGCTGGGATGATATCAAAAGCGAGAAAGGCGCCTGGGATACGCTGATTTGGTTTGCGGCGCTGTTAATGATGGCGAACCAGCTCAAGAATCTGGGCTTCACGACTTGGTTTGGCGATCTCATCGGCAACAGCATCGGCCATATGATGCAGGGAACCAGTTGGGTATTGGTACTTCTGCTACTCAATGCTGCCTACTTCTATACCCACTACTTCTTTGCCAGTGGCAATGCGCAAATTGCAGCCCTTTACGCCGTATTCCTAGGCGTGGGCATTAACCTAAATATCCCCGCAGTACCGATGGCGCTGATGCTGGCGTTTACCAGCAGCCTGTATTGTTCTCTCACCCAGTACACCCATGCCCGTGGTCCCATTCTGTTCGGCGCAGGATATGTGCCCACCGGGGTCTGGTGGCGCACAGGATTCATTATCAGTCTGATAAACCAGGCGATATTTATGTCTGCCGGCTTGATGTGGTGGAAGGTGATCGGGTTGTATTAA
- a CDS encoding DNA topoisomerase family protein, giving the protein MVKPTLFAEKKQQCPECGADLVIRSGRYGPFLGCSHYPECEYIRPLKAQADGHVVKVLNGQPCPECQSTLVLRQGRYGMFIGCSHYPECGHIEMIDRPDETALSCPQCLEGKLLQRKSRYGKTFHSCDRYPECRFAINYQPVAGECEHCHYLLLVEKKTARGVKRFCASKSCGKPVSIEMSDSDE; this is encoded by the coding sequence ATGGTTAAGCCGACACTTTTCGCTGAGAAAAAACAGCAGTGTCCGGAATGCGGTGCTGATTTAGTTATCCGTTCCGGGCGATATGGCCCTTTTCTGGGTTGTTCACACTATCCCGAATGTGAATACATCCGCCCGCTCAAGGCGCAAGCGGATGGTCACGTTGTTAAAGTGCTGAATGGTCAGCCCTGTCCCGAATGCCAGTCAACGCTGGTATTACGCCAGGGGCGTTACGGTATGTTTATCGGGTGCTCTCACTATCCTGAATGCGGTCATATAGAAATGATCGACAGACCCGATGAAACGGCGCTGAGCTGTCCTCAATGTCTCGAGGGAAAGTTACTGCAACGTAAGTCACGTTATGGCAAAACGTTCCATTCATGTGACCGCTATCCCGAATGCCGGTTCGCCATTAATTATCAGCCGGTGGCGGGCGAATGTGAGCATTGTCACTATCTCCTATTGGTCGAGAAGAAAACGGCGCGTGGCGTAAAGCGGTTCTGCGCCAGCAAGTCATGTGGCAAACCAGTATCAATAGAGATGTCCGATAGCGATGAATAA
- the metA gene encoding homoserine O-acetyltransferase MetA yields MPIRVPDELPAVNFLRKENVFVMTSSRAKTQEIRPLKVLVLNLMPKKIETENQFLRLLSNSPLQIDIQLLRIDSRESKNTPIEHLNNFYCNFEDIENENFDGLIVTGAPLGLVDFCDVVYWPQISRVVSWAKEHVTSTLFVCWAVQAALNVLYGIPKLTRDVKLSGVYEHHTFQPHALMTRGFDETFLAPHSRYADFPLDVIRGHTDLDILAGSDEVGAYLVASKDKRLAFVTGHPEYDALTLGSEYFRDIEAGLDTVIPVNYFPDNNPERAPKASWRSHGHLLFSNWLNYYVYQITPFDLRNMNPTLD; encoded by the coding sequence ATGCCAATCCGGGTCCCCGATGAATTGCCCGCAGTGAACTTTTTGCGCAAAGAAAACGTGTTTGTGATGACATCGTCTCGTGCGAAAACTCAGGAAATTCGTCCGCTTAAAGTATTGGTTCTTAACCTGATGCCCAAAAAAATCGAGACTGAGAATCAGTTTCTACGGTTGCTATCGAATTCTCCACTGCAGATCGATATTCAACTGTTAAGAATTGATAGCCGCGAGTCCAAGAACACGCCGATCGAGCATCTCAACAATTTCTACTGCAACTTTGAAGATATTGAAAATGAAAACTTTGATGGGCTGATTGTGACTGGAGCCCCATTAGGATTAGTCGATTTCTGTGATGTGGTTTACTGGCCGCAAATTTCACGGGTTGTGAGTTGGGCTAAAGAGCATGTAACTTCAACATTATTTGTGTGCTGGGCCGTACAGGCCGCATTGAACGTCCTTTATGGCATCCCAAAACTGACGCGTGACGTTAAGCTATCTGGCGTTTATGAGCATCATACCTTTCAGCCACATGCGTTGATGACGCGCGGTTTTGATGAAACGTTCCTGGCACCTCATTCACGCTATGCAGATTTTCCACTTGACGTCATTCGCGGACACACCGACCTGGATATTTTGGCGGGTTCAGATGAAGTCGGCGCTTATCTGGTCGCGAGTAAAGATAAACGTCTGGCGTTTGTCACTGGTCATCCGGAATACGATGCGCTGACGCTGGGCAGTGAATATTTTCGCGATATCGAAGCAGGGTTGGATACCGTCATTCCTGTGAACTACTTCCCAGATAACAACCCTGAAAGAGCGCCTAAAGCGAGCTGGCGCAGTCACGGGCATCTCTTATTTTCAAACTGGCTAAACTATTATGTCTATCAGATCACGCCTTTCGATTTGCGTAATATGAATCCTACATTGGATTGA
- the tsaC gene encoding L-threonylcarbamoyladenylate synthase type 1 TsaC — protein MNNIIPPEQWPPLLKNLEDHKVIAYPTEAVFGLGCDPDSEIAVQRLLDLKRRPWQKGLILIAAEFQQLEPYVDVSALSEAQLSSVFSTWPGPVTWVMPTKPSTPQWLTGEFTTLAVRLSDHPLVIELCRRFGKPLVSTSANLSGKPPCRTAKEVFEQFGKAFPVLEGAIGGRQNPSEIRDASTGAMVRSG, from the coding sequence ATGAATAACATTATCCCCCCCGAGCAGTGGCCTCCCCTGTTGAAGAATCTAGAGGATCACAAAGTGATCGCCTATCCGACCGAAGCGGTCTTCGGTTTGGGGTGCGATCCGGATAGTGAGATCGCCGTGCAGCGGCTGTTGGATCTGAAGCGTCGTCCCTGGCAGAAGGGATTGATCCTGATCGCTGCAGAATTTCAGCAGTTGGAACCTTACGTCGATGTTTCCGCACTTTCGGAGGCGCAGTTAAGCAGTGTTTTTTCCACCTGGCCGGGGCCAGTAACTTGGGTTATGCCGACGAAACCTAGCACGCCTCAATGGCTGACCGGAGAATTTACAACGCTGGCGGTGCGACTCAGCGACCATCCTTTAGTTATTGAGCTTTGCCGTCGGTTTGGTAAACCCTTGGTTTCCACTAGCGCAAATCTGAGTGGCAAGCCACCATGCCGTACAGCAAAAGAAGTGTTCGAGCAGTTCGGAAAAGCGTTTCCCGTGTTGGAAGGTGCGATTGGTGGTCGTCAAAATCCATCAGAAATTCGCGATGCCTCAACGGGCGCAATGGTACGTTCGGGCTAA
- the aroE gene encoding shikimate dehydrogenase, with amino-acid sequence MSSEVKAFVVFGNPIEHSKSPQIHTLFAHQTGIALSYGRLLAPIEQFEQTLQTFFQTGAGANVTTPFKERACIAVDVLSERARAAGAVNTIKKLNDGSLYGDNTDGIGLLSDLEQNHFIQPDFHVLLIGAGGAARGVIQPLLAHGCAITVTNRTQSRAEALVDNFCDKENIRAVPLNALTDERFDLIVNATSSGISGDIPALPESLVCRGVHCYDMFYASGLTPFLKWCTGLGVKNFADGLGMLVWQAAHAYELWHGVLPDAAAVIKQMKRELKQ; translated from the coding sequence ATGTCATCTGAAGTCAAAGCCTTCGTTGTGTTTGGTAATCCGATCGAGCACAGTAAATCCCCGCAGATTCACACTCTATTTGCTCATCAGACCGGAATTGCACTGTCGTATGGCCGGCTTTTGGCTCCAATTGAACAGTTTGAACAGACGTTGCAAACGTTTTTCCAGACAGGTGCTGGCGCTAATGTAACGACTCCGTTCAAGGAGCGAGCCTGCATTGCCGTGGACGTTTTGAGCGAGCGTGCAAGAGCGGCGGGCGCCGTAAATACCATCAAAAAGTTGAATGATGGCTCGTTGTACGGTGATAACACCGACGGTATTGGTCTGTTGAGCGATTTAGAGCAGAACCACTTCATCCAGCCAGATTTCCATGTGTTGCTGATTGGCGCTGGCGGCGCGGCGCGGGGCGTTATTCAGCCTCTGTTGGCCCATGGCTGCGCAATCACGGTAACCAACCGCACGCAAAGTCGAGCTGAAGCGCTGGTGGATAATTTTTGCGATAAGGAAAATATTCGGGCGGTTCCTTTGAATGCACTTACCGACGAGAGATTCGATCTTATTGTCAACGCAACATCGTCAGGTATTTCTGGCGATATCCCTGCATTACCTGAGTCGCTTGTGTGTCGCGGGGTTCACTGCTATGACATGTTTTATGCATCCGGACTGACTCCCTTTCTCAAGTGGTGTACCGGATTGGGCGTAAAAAATTTTGCGGATGGTTTAGGTATGTTGGTGTGGCAGGCTGCTCATGCTTATGAACTGTGGCATGGGGTATTGCCAGACGCAGCTGCGGTGATCAAACAAATGAAGCGAGAACTTAAGCAGTGA
- the def gene encoding peptide deformylase, whose amino-acid sequence MSVLQVLHFPDERLRTIARPVKEVNAEIQRIVDDMFATMYEEEGIGLAATQVDIHQRIIVIDVSEERNERLVLINPELLEKSGDTGIEEGCLSIPETRALVSRAERIKIRALNRDGETFELETDGLLAICIQHEMDHLVGKLFIDYLSPLKRQRIRQKLEKLARQSSRA is encoded by the coding sequence ATGTCAGTCTTGCAGGTATTACATTTCCCGGACGAGCGGCTTCGCACAATCGCAAGGCCCGTCAAAGAAGTTAATGCAGAAATTCAACGTATCGTGGACGATATGTTCGCCACGATGTACGAAGAAGAAGGCATTGGCTTGGCCGCTACACAGGTTGATATCCACCAGCGCATCATCGTGATCGATGTTTCGGAAGAACGTAACGAACGTCTAGTGCTGATCAACCCAGAACTGCTTGAAAAAAGTGGAGATACGGGCATTGAAGAAGGCTGTTTGTCCATTCCTGAAACCCGCGCTCTGGTTTCACGAGCGGAACGTATCAAAATTCGTGCTCTGAACCGTGACGGCGAAACATTTGAGCTCGAAACAGATGGACTGCTAGCTATTTGTATTCAACACGAGATGGACCATCTTGTCGGCAAGCTGTTCATTGATTATCTGTCCCCATTAAAACGTCAGCGTATCAGGCAGAAGCTGGAAAAGCTGGCCAGACAAAGCAGTCGCGCATAA